Within the Borrelia miyamotoi genome, the region AGGAAAAGATAAGATATAATAGGAGAGATAAAATGATTGAAAAAAATAAAATGCCAAGTAGTTTTACAATAATATTTTCTTTAATAATAGTGATGACTATATTAACTTATATAATTCCTGCTGGTGAATTTTCTAAGGAGAAGAGAAAAGTTAATGGGAATTTGAGAGAAGTTGTTGTGGCTGGAACTTATCATGCAGTAGAAAGGGTGCCTAGGGGATTTTGGGATGGTATTTTTACTATTTTAACTGCAATGCCTAAAGGAATGGAACATGCTGTTGAGGTTATTGTATTTATTTTAATTGTTGGTGGGGCTTATGGAGTGATTTTAAGAACAGGTGCGATTGATGCAGGAATAGTCTCAGTAGTTAAAAGGGTGGGAGATAAAGATAAACTTCTTATACCGTTAATGATGTTTATCTTTTCCGTAGGAGGAACTGTAATAGGCATGTATGAAGAAACGCTACCATTTTATCTTATTATGATTCCATTAATAATAGCTTTAGGTTATGATACTATTGTAGCTGTTTCAATTATTGGATTAGGAGCTGGTGTAGGAACTATGGCATCTACTATTAATCCATTTTCTACTGGGATAGCGTCAGCTATAGCTGGTATAGAAATAAAGGAAGGCTTTTATTTCCGTATTATTTTATATATAATTTCTGTGTTTTTGGCTATAGTGTATGTATTAGTATATGCTAGTAGAGTAAAGAGTGATCCTAAAAGATCTATAGTGTATGCGCAAAAAGAAGAGCATTACGATGCTTTTGTCAAAGGTGGTATCAGGGATAGTATACCTGAATTTACAAGTAGACGAAAGATGGTATTGGTTTTATATGGAATAATGATCTTGTTTTTAATGTATAGCATTGTGGAGCTTGGTTGGTGGATGCAGGAGATGGCGATGTTATATCTTGGTACAGCAATTTTATCGGCATTTATATGTAGGATTAGCGAATTACAGATGTGGGAATCATTTGTAGAAGGGACTAAAGATATGATAACAGCAGCACTTGTTATAGGTATGGCTCGAGGTGTAATGATAGTAGCTGATGAGGGCATGATTATAGGAACTATGTTGAATGCAGCATCAAAGTTTTTGTATGGAGTGCCTAAAGGGATGTTTGTAGTGTTAAATCAGCTTGTGCAGGTATGTATAGGATTTGTTGTTCCCTCATCATCTGGTCATGCAAGTCTTACTATGTCAATAATGGCACCATTGGCTGATTTTTTAGATATGCCAAGGTCATCAGTTGTGTTGGCTATGCAAACCGCATCAGGACTAGTTAATTTATTAACACCAACAAGTGGAGTTATAA harbors:
- a CDS encoding YfcC family protein yields the protein MIEKNKMPSSFTIIFSLIIVMTILTYIIPAGEFSKEKRKVNGNLREVVVAGTYHAVERVPRGFWDGIFTILTAMPKGMEHAVEVIVFILIVGGAYGVILRTGAIDAGIVSVVKRVGDKDKLLIPLMMFIFSVGGTVIGMYEETLPFYLIMIPLIIALGYDTIVAVSIIGLGAGVGTMASTINPFSTGIASAIAGIEIKEGFYFRIILYIISVFLAIVYVLVYASRVKSDPKRSIVYAQKEEHYDAFVKGGIRDSIPEFTSRRKMVLVLYGIMILFLMYSIVELGWWMQEMAMLYLGTAILSAFICRISELQMWESFVEGTKDMITAALVIGMARGVMIVADEGMIIGTMLNAASKFLYGVPKGMFVVLNQLVQVCIGFVVPSSSGHASLTMSIMAPLADFLDMPRSSVVLAMQTASGLVNLLTPTSGVIMAVLGIAKIGYGSWFRFVLPIFVIEFVVCILVIMVNVYL